A part of Armatimonadota bacterium genomic DNA contains:
- a CDS encoding Rieske (2Fe-2S) protein translates to MARSPLQITRRSLADYLLGAGLAALAGTVFYPVLRYLIPPPVKEVTAGSVVAAKVGEMQPNSGKVFLFGGKPAILVRTPEGAYRAFSAVCTHLSCTVQYRAEIGHIWCACHDGHFDLNGHVLAGPPPRPLAAFGVTVKEDDIVVTRPA, encoded by the coding sequence ATGGCCAGGAGCCCATTGCAGATTACCCGGCGATCGCTGGCCGACTACCTGCTTGGCGCGGGCCTGGCGGCCCTGGCCGGGACTGTCTTCTACCCAGTTCTGCGCTACTTGATTCCCCCGCCCGTCAAGGAGGTCACCGCAGGGAGCGTCGTCGCTGCCAAGGTGGGTGAGATGCAGCCCAACTCCGGCAAAGTCTTCCTGTTTGGCGGCAAGCCGGCCATCCTCGTGCGCACGCCCGAGGGCGCATACCGGGCATTCTCCGCCGTCTGCACGCACCTGTCCTGCACCGTGCAGTACCGCGCAGAGATAGGGCACATCTGGTGTGCCTGCCACGACGGGCACTTCGACCTCAACGGGCACGTACTCGCCGGGCCCCCGCCCCGGCCGCTCGCCGCCTTTGGCGTCACGGTCAAGGAAGACGACATCGTCGTGACCCGGCCGGCGTAG
- a CDS encoding cytochrome bc complex cytochrome b subunit — MSLGPWLEERLRWRAADQFLRHKTVPVVRHGYVYYFGGVTLFLFLIQVVTGLLLLMYYRPTADAAHDSVRFIMARVQFGWLVRSVHSWAANLMVFWVFAHMFGAFFLRAYRRPRELTWVSGALLLFLTLAFGFTGYLLPWNTLAFFATKVGTEIVGSVPLVGEPLLVLLRGGEDVTEATLSRFFGIHVAILPAITTLVLGLHLFLIQLHGMSQPQGRGPARALPFVPGFVLRESMAWLLVLGALAALAVLFPWPVGEKADLLAPAPAGIKPEWYFVFMFHTLKLIPAHVLGLEGERVGIVAFMLAAVVLLAVPFLERGEQPTRAARIARALGVLAALYIVGMTIVGYLAP, encoded by the coding sequence ATGAGTCTCGGCCCGTGGCTCGAAGAACGGCTCCGGTGGCGGGCCGCCGACCAGTTCCTGCGCCACAAGACGGTTCCCGTGGTCCGGCACGGGTACGTCTACTACTTCGGCGGGGTCACACTCTTCCTGTTCCTCATCCAGGTAGTCACCGGGCTGCTGCTGCTCATGTACTACAGGCCTACGGCCGACGCGGCGCACGATAGCGTCAGATTCATTATGGCGAGGGTGCAGTTTGGATGGCTGGTCCGCTCGGTGCACAGCTGGGCGGCCAACCTGATGGTCTTCTGGGTATTCGCCCACATGTTCGGGGCTTTCTTCCTGCGGGCCTACCGGCGGCCGCGGGAACTCACGTGGGTTTCGGGAGCGCTGCTCCTCTTCCTTACTCTGGCCTTCGGCTTCACCGGCTACCTGCTGCCGTGGAACACCCTTGCCTTCTTCGCCACCAAAGTAGGGACCGAGATCGTGGGCAGCGTCCCGCTGGTGGGGGAACCGCTGTTGGTGCTGTTGCGGGGAGGCGAGGACGTCACGGAAGCCACGCTGAGCCGCTTCTTCGGTATCCACGTGGCCATCCTGCCGGCGATCACCACCCTGGTGCTTGGCCTGCACCTGTTCCTGATCCAGCTGCACGGCATGAGCCAGCCGCAGGGGCGTGGCCCGGCGCGCGCCCTGCCGTTTGTGCCCGGGTTCGTACTCCGGGAGTCGATGGCGTGGCTGCTAGTCCTGGGCGCCTTGGCCGCGCTCGCCGTGCTGTTCCCCTGGCCGGTAGGGGAGAAAGCCGACCTGTTGGCCCCGGCGCCCGCCGGCATCAAGCCGGAGTGGTACTTCGTGTTCATGTTCCACACGCTGAAGCTGATCCCGGCCCACGTGCTCGGGCTGGAGGGGGAGCGGGTGGGCATCGTGGCGTTCATGCTCGCCGCGGTGGTGCTCCTGGCCGTGCCCTTCCTGGAGCGCGGGGAGCAGCCGACGCGGGCCGCCCGGATCGCCCGGGCGCTGGGCGTGCTGGCGGCATTGTATATCGTGGGGATGACCATCGTTGGATACCTCGCTCCGTAG